One bacterium DNA segment encodes these proteins:
- a CDS encoding ATP-binding protein: MTAFLERGVFLQELSARLDAARNRRGALIFIGGEAGVGKTTLVRKLCEIARNSAKVAWGICEPLSTPGAFGPVVEIAAALDEGIARLFGEPRQRRLAFRSLLDSPRPRGKPSLLVFEDVHWA, translated from the coding sequence TGAGCGTGGCGTCTTCCTTCAAGAACTCTCGGCGCGGCTCGACGCCGCCAGGAACAGGCGCGGGGCGCTGATCTTCATCGGCGGTGAAGCGGGCGTCGGGAAGACGACTCTGGTCAGGAAACTCTGTGAGATCGCCCGCAACAGCGCGAAGGTCGCGTGGGGCATCTGTGAACCGCTGTCCACGCCCGGCGCCTTCGGTCCCGTGGTCGAGATCGCGGCCGCGCTTGACGAGGGGATTGCGCGCCTGTTCGGCGAGCCTCGCCAGAGGCGATTGGCGTTTCGCTCGCTGCTCGACTCTCCCCGCCCACGAGGTAAGCCGTCGTTGCTTGTCTTCGAGGACGTCCACTGGGC